Genomic DNA from Gorilla gorilla gorilla isolate KB3781 chromosome 13, NHGRI_mGorGor1-v2.1_pri, whole genome shotgun sequence:
CCTGAGGGGCAACTCCTCCAGTCCTCAGAGGACTCCTCCTCCTCGGGACGCCTGTAAGCCAGGGCCACCCAGGAGCCAGGGAGCCAGGCGGACCTCCCAGGAAGAGCCAGCCGAGAgcccccaagcccagccccaGCACGAGCAAGGTCAGGCCCGAGACCCCGGGCAGGAGAAGAGGCCACCCTCGAACGTCCGCTGTCGGCCCGTCTGTCCAGcacagggaggcaggcaggagcGAGGGCCCAAGTGGCCGGCCAGGCTGGGCAGCGGCCCACCCAGGAGCAGGCGAGGGCAGGTGTGGCCACCACCCTAGCCATCTAATCACTTATACATATTCATTTTAGGATAGAAAGAGTGGTAGAGCAGAGCCTGACCCTAAAAAGAAAGCCACATTTAGGGCTATCACCTCCACCCTGGCTTCCAGCTTCAAGAGGCGTAGGTCCTCCAAAGACACGGTAAGGGGGAGAGCACCCCAGTCCCGCGTCCGACTCCACCTGCCCTGCCCTGCGTGTGTCTCCCGCCCCATCACCCCGCCCCGGACCCTGGGCTCCTGTGGCCCACTCTGCCCCTGTCTCCCTGCGGTGGCCGCTCTGCCCGGCCCGCCCATGctgctctctctcactctctggaCCTTTCTCCCCGGCCCTCCTGGGTCCTCAGCTTTCCCCGTGTGTCTCCGTTAGTCTGCCCGCCCACCTCCCCTGCCATGACCCACACGCCATCTTGAAGCCTGTCATCTCGTTGGTCAGTCAGTCAGCCACACCACCTCTCGGGGCCAGGTCTGGGGCCCTGGGAGCCCAGCGTGGCCCCGTCCTGGACTCCTCAGCTGCCGGGAGGCCACACCACTTCTCTGTTATGTCCCTGTTTCTCTCGCCTCTCCCAGAGGGGCCCGCCGCCCTCACTTCGCCCCTGCGACGGCCCTGGAGGGGGTGGCTGTGATGTCCCATCCCGTCCGTCTGTCTGGCCACTGGCCCCGCCCCCCAGACACCTGTCTCACCTGTCTCACCAGAGCCATGCGTGTTGCATCTTCATGTGGTCTCTGTGTGGGCCGGGGGCTGGGGGCCGGGCCTGGGTCCGTCTGGGTGGACGGCTGGGGCCTGGAGTTGGAACTGGCCCCGGCCACAGGGGACTGTCAGGCAGGGAGTGGGGTGGGACCAAAAGGGGTGGCTCCCACCCCAGGCTGAGCAGGGGCCCTGCAGGAGGTGTGGCGGCAGCTCCCAGAGGGTCTGAGAATGGGTAGGGGCGGCCCCACAAGCCCTGGCCTGCAGAGCCCAGGACGACACTGAGGTTCCCAGACAGGGAGGCCTCTGGAAGGGAAACGACCACCTCAGCTCCTGACCCCAGCAACCCCATGGGGCCCACCCCAAAGAGCCAGGCCTTCTGCCCTTTGGAGCCCAGAATCCCCCACCTCCTGCTCGGGGCAGCTTGTCCCTGTAGTGGATATGCACACTCGAACCAGAGGCCCCCAGAGCGAACCCAGCCTTGCTAAAGGCACCCTAGGCCCAGGCACcgtggtggggaggggctgcccagAGAGGCAGCGGAGACCTCAGCCCCGTGGCCACCCTGCAGTCCAGGGACCAGTCTGGCCCACAGGAAGCCCCCAGCCCATAAGCAGCATCACCAGAGAGAAGCTTACTACGCCCGGGGGAGGAAGTGCGATTTGCAGCCACCCGCCCCTCAGTGCACCGGAAGCGGGGCAGACCTCCAGGGCACAGACAGGACTTGGCATCAAGCAAGCCAAATCCCGAGATGAAGCCACCAGGGTGCCCCAAGAGGGACCCATGAGGCCTGGCTGCTCAGCTTCCTGGGGAAGGGACTTGGCATGCAGGATGGGTGGACAGTGAGAGCCTGTAGGCCTGGGGGCCACTGGAGGCTCAAGGAGCAGGTGGAAGCACCATTCCTGGAGCCACCTCTGCTGCGGAAAGCGGGCAGAGCTGATGCTGCAAAGTCTGAGCCAGGAGTCCCGCAGGGAACAGGGAGGAGGAATAGCACAGGGATCGTGGGCTGGGCAGGCTGGGGAAGAGGGGGTGTCCAGGCAGACAGGAGAAACAGCGATTTGGGGCAGGCAGCCACGGGGGGGCAAGCACAAATGTCGTGCAGGTGATGGGCCACTTTCAGAGGGTGACACTGGGTCCCAGGGCCCTGCCTGGAGCGGGGCCAGGTGCAGCTCAGAGACCCTCACGGTGCCCTCCCGGGGACATGTTCCCAGCGGAACCCTCACCCGAGCCTCTCTGGGCACCAGGGACCGTCCTCTGGGGCCAGTTCTGGCATCACGTGGCATCTGGGGCTGGCCCCGCCCTGCAAGGCTGAACTGTTGGGGGGCACTGCCAGCTGGGGGTCTGGGCAGGGGAGGGCAGCCCAGCTCCCACCTGGTCTCTGGGGCTGCGAGCTTATTCAGAGGGAGGCGTGGGTGGGGGGCTCCTTTGGGTAGGGTGGGGTCAGTCCGGCTGCGGAGATCCCCTGCCCCTGTCCTGTGGCCGGTCGGGGCCAGGGCGGCACTGGGCGCTGAGGGCTGGGGTCCCTGGCGGCCGGCGGGGCCAGCGGGTATTGATTGTTGGTTCTTATTTATAGAGCACCGGGGGTGGACGCGGCGCTTTGCAAAACCAAAAAGACACAGTGCTGCCGCGACGCGCTATTGAGAGGGAGGAGGGCCAGCTGCAGCTGTGTTCCCGTCATAGGGAGAGCTGAGACTCCCCGCCCGCcctcctctgccccctcccccgcagacagacagacagacggacGGGACAGCGGCCCGGCCCACGCAGAGCCCCGGAGCACCACGGGGTCGGGGGAGGAGCACCCCCAGCCTCCCCCCAGGCTGCGCCTGCCCGCCCGCCGGTTGGCCGGCTGGCCGGTCCACCCCGTCCCGGCCCCGCGCGTGCCCCCAGCGTGGGGCTAACGGGCGCCTTGTCTGTGTATTTCTATTTTGCAGCAGTACCATCCCACTGATATCACGGGCCCGCTCAACCTCTCAGATCCCTCGGTCAGCACCGTGGTGTGAGGCCCCCGGAGGCGCCCACCTGCCCAGTTAGCCCGGCCAAGGACACTGATGGGTCCTGCTGCTCGGGAAGGCCTGAGGGAAGCCCACCCGCCCCAGAGACTGCCCACCCTGGGCCTCCCGTCCGTCCGCCCGCCCGCCCCGCTGCCTGGCGGGCAGCCCCTGCTGGACCAAGGTGCGGACCGGAGCGGCTGAGGACGGGGCAGAGCTGAGTCGGCTGGGCAGGGCCGCAGGGCGCTCCGGCAGAGGCAGGGCCCTGGGGTCTCTGAGCAGTGGGGAGCGGGGGCTAACTGGCCCCAGGCGGAGGGGCTTGGAGCAGAGACGGCAGCCCCATCCTTCCCGCAgcaccagcctgagccacagtggGGCCCATGGCCCCAGCTGGCTGGGTCGCCCCTCCTCGGGCGCCTGCGCTCCTCTGCAGCCTGAGCTCCACCCTCCCCTCTTCTTGCGGCACCGCCCACCCACACCCCGTCTGCCCCTTGACCCCACACGCGGGGGctggccctgccctcccccaCGGCCGTCCCTGACTTCCCAGCTGGCAGCGCCTCCCGCCGCCTCGGGCCGCCTCCTCCAGACTCGAGAGGGCTGAGCCCCTCCTCTCCTCGTCCGGCCTGCAGCCCAGAACGGGCCTCCCCGGGGGTCCCCGGACGCTGGCTCGGGACTGTCTTCAACCCTGCCCTGCACCTTGGGCACGGGAGAGCGCCACCCGCCCGCCCCCGCCCTCGCTCCGGGTGCGTGACCGGCCCGCCACCTTGTACAGGACCAGCACTCCCAGGGCCCGAGCGCGTGCCTTCCCCGTGCGGCCCGTGCGCAGCCGCGCTCTGCCCCTCTGTCCCCAGggtgcaggcgcgcaccgcccaacccccacctcccggtgTATGCAGTGGTGATGCCTAAAGGAATGTCACGCAGTTTTCGGTCTGTGTCGCTTGTTGACGCCGGCAGACAGTGTAAAGGGAGGGCAAAGGCATGGGGGAAGCTTCGAGCGCTCCAGGCGGCCGCGGCCGCTCAGGCTTGGGCGGCAGCGGCGGGGCTCCCTGGGTCCGCGGGCGAGGCACAGCCGTGGGGGTCGGGATCGGGGTTCGGGTCTGGCGGTCTCGGCGGGCGGAGGGCGGCGGtgcggaggcggcggcggcggcgcgcacGGCAGGCGGTGAGCCCGGAGCCCAGCGCTAGGCAGGAGGCCAGGCTGACGAGGAAGGAGGCCGGCCCGAGCGTGTAGACCACGGCCAGGTCCCGCAGGGCGAGCGGCTGCGCGCAATGGCTAAAGGCGGCGTCGGAAAAGGCAGTCAGGGGGCTGAGCGTCAGGCGTCCCGGCCACACGCAGAGCACCGTCTCGGCCTCTGTGGGACACAGACAAAGGCGCGGCGTCAGGTGGCGGCTGCCGCACCGCCCTGCAGACCCCGACCCGCGTCCCCAGCAGCTCACCTGACGCGGGCAGCGGGTGCCGGCGCAGCCAGGCGCAGAGCGGGCGCAGCGCGCACCCACAGCCCCAAGGGTTGCCGCGCAGGTGCAGTGCGTCTAGAGCGGGCAGGCGGCCCAGCAGCCCCGGCGCGAGTGCCGCCAGCTCGTTGTCCTGCAGGCTGAGTGAGCGCAGCAGCGGGAGCGCGCCTAGCGCCGCGGGCTCCAGGCGCGCCAGCCGGTTGCCGGCCAATGAGAGGTTGCGCAGCTCGCGCAGCGGCGCGAAAGTACCTGGTGCCAGTGCTTCCAGTTGGTTGGCGCTCAGGTCCAGCAGCTGCAGCGCGCCCAGGCCCCAGAAGGCTCGCACATGCACCGAGTGCAGCCCGTTCTCGCTCAGGTCCAGGCGCTGTAGCGCGCCCGCTCCCGCGAAGGCACCTGGCGGCAGCGCACGGACGCGGTTGTGGTCCAGCAGCAGCGCGCGCAGGCGCAGGCTCAGGCCCGCGGGCACAGCGGGCAGCGAGAGTGCCGAGCAGCTGGCCAGGCCTCCCGGCACGCACGTGCACACCTCGGGGCAGTCCGGGGCGCCCGGGGACCCCGAGGGCGAGGCCGTGGCCGACACCTGGGCCCAGACGGGCCAAGGcgacagcagcagcaacagcagcagcggCCGAGGCCGCGACCAGGAAAGGCCCCGCATGAGGGCAGCCCCCCGGCACCCGCGGTGGGAGGCCCGCTGCCTGTGCGTCCCTGGAGCCCGTCGTCCGCGGAGCCCGTTCCTGCGGCGCCTGCACAAATACTAACTCTCTGGCCCGAGCTCAGGCAGTTCCTGTCCCACGGCTGGATCCACGCTTGGGGCGGGGGCAGGGCAAACAGCCAACGCCCGGCACCGCCAGCCACCTGTCCGGGAGCTCCAAACTACTCTTGGCTCAGCGCCGGCCACAGCGCTATCAAGACCACCTCGCCCCGCCTTGTCCACCACCGGGCGCCCGCCGAGCCCTGACCTGAGCAGCAGGACACCGCCCACCTGCACCCGCCCAGCTCACGGCTGCGACAGGCGCCCACACGCAATGCAACCCAGAGGTCCTGCCCCTCACCCGTCTCGACCCCACCCAGGCTCAGCAAAGTGATCCCAACGTGCACATGCGGAGTGGCCCCCAAGCAGGGATGGTCCCATTCCCATGCTGGATGGGGCCTGGGTTGGAGACAGGCCTTGGGGTGGAGGGAGACAGCACACCCGAGGCAGGAGAGGCGTgcctgccccacccctccccccaggACTCTCCTGGTATAGAGGCACAGACCAGTGCAGTGGGGCAGGGGTATCAGCCCAAGTCCTCCTGTTAAACCCAGCGCCCTTCACAGTTGCCAGTTGCAGGTCCTGTTCTAGGGGCTTTCCAAAGCTGGGTGCAGGAAGGAGCCGGGCTGACCAGCTGTGGCAGAGGAGGTGGAAACATTAGGGGTATGGCATCCTGCCATGGGGCAGAGGAACAGGGGAACTTGCTGTGGGGCCTGGGCACCCTGCTTTGATGAGACCCATATGCGCGTGCACCCCCCATGATGCAGCCGTGAGGGGTGTGAGGGCCTGCAGGGAGGACAGTGCACAGCCACTAAATACGCTTTAATTCCCCTCCCCCAGCTGCCCTCAGCCCTACGCAGGTGGTAGGGGCGGGGGTGGTGGCGGCTCCTCTGAAGAAGCCTCCATGGGGATGGCCACAAGGCTCTGATCCTCTAGTGGTGGCACCATGGAGACCTCCAGGTCAGCATCCATTAGCTGGGACTCCACGTAAACTGGGTGCAGGTCCATGCAATCTTCCTGGACCCCAAAATTCTCCACCAACCTGCATGACGGGCTGGGTCATCATGAGCTGGTAGAGTCCTGGTCCCCCAGGACAGGCCGGCGTCTGGGACAGTGCACCCCCACAAAGGGCCTCCCTTGGGACAGCACCCCTCCTCTTCCAGGGACAGcacccctcctcctccagggacagcacccctcctcctccagggaCTCCCATGGGATAGCTCCCCCCGCCAAGGGCCTCCCCTGAGACAGCATGCCCCCCTCGAGGGCCTCCCTGGTGCTCACCTGTTGTCCACTTGTCTCAGGCATGTTTCACTGAGGGGACAAAGGCCAACATGAGTCCTGGAACAGTGCTGGGCCCCCAGACCTCCCCCAACACACGCCTAGGAAACGCCGTTCctaccccaggtgacagcccACCCAGGGGGTAAAGCCCCTCTTGCAAGACCAAGGGCCCAGGGTGGGCAGCCTGGCCTCACTCCCATCCTCTCCCGGCCCCAGGGTTCACGCACCCCTTGGCCCGCAAGACACCAATTGCCACGATGACGAGGGCACAGAAGCAGCTGGCACTGATGCCCGCCAGCACCACAAGGAGGGCGATGAGGGCCTCGCGGCTGAGGCCAAGGCTGCATTCACAGTAGGTTCCAGCTGCGGAGACAGGGCCACATGGCCACGGGCCGGTCACCTGCCTGCGGAGGGCCCCCAAGTCTGCCCCTGCCCTGGTGGCCACCAGAAGGACACCAGAGCTCCCGCCTTGCCTGGGGAAGGGGAGCCATGGCTGGGAGCAGAgtgtgggggcaggaggaggcacCTGCAGCAGGGATGAGCAGAAGGGACAAACATGTGAGGCCCAGGGGGCCGCCACGCAGGCAGGACGCAGGCCAGGGACCGGGGGCCATGTCCAGCCCTGGCCCCACTGCACACCTCTGACGGAACTGTTGGAAGGTTCTGACTTCACAGTAGCActgtgaggtgggggtgggggggctcgCAATGCCAGTGTGTCATTTGCCCTTGGGCACCGCAATTCGAGGAGCCATGGCCAAGCAGCTCTGGGAATGGGACAGGTAGGGTGGACAGACGCCTGAGAGCCCAGCCAGCTCAGGCCACCtctgaggcagaggcagcagtgggGCTGGCCTGGTCTTACGGGCAGTCCTTcagtggtttcaccgtgttagccaggatggtctcgatctcctgaccttgtgatccgcccgcctcggcctcccaaagtgctgggattacaggtgtgagccactgcgcccggccaaatccTTCACAGTGAAAGGGGGTGGGCAGCACTCCAGGCCCCGatgtgggtgtggtggcctggcAACCTTGCAGGGTGGGCGGAAGGCAGCCTCGGCCTCAGCTCCCTCCCAGCATAAGGGCTGCGGCAGCTCAGCGTGTGGGCTGGGCTCCAGCTGGCTGTAGGTCACCTTcctccagggctggggcaggaagggGCCAAGGACGGCTAAGGGGGTGGGCTTgcacccagcctccctccccactGCTTCTGGGAGGGTCTGGCTCACACCCTGGCAAAGCTCAGGTCAGAAGGGCTGCCGGCACCCAAGGGAATCCCCCATCAACTTGGAAAGGTCTGGGGGACACTGGCCACCCGTCTGAGCAGGACCCCAAGCCCTGCCTCCCGGACATCCCCCATCCGAGGCTCCAGACTAAAGGTGTCACTGAAgttggagcccccaggagctttCCCCTCTGCAGGAAAGGCAAGCGTTGCCCAAGGAAGTTGACCGCAGGCCAGCATGGCCAGGGTTGCTTTCAGCCTCCTCCCTGAACCTGCTGTTCCAGGCTGGGAGAGaggcccctgccctcccagcctcccctccTCTGGACCTGCCAAGCAAACCGCCAGGCAGCAGAAGGAAACACCTGCCCCACAGCAAACGGAGGCCAGGCCTCCTGCCAGCTCAGGACCCATGGGGCATGGGGGGCGGGGCGGGCACAGTCTGGCCCCAGTGGCCCTGGTCACCAGGGACCCCCTCGCCTGTTGACAGGCACCCTCCTGCTAGGGTCCTCCGACCTCTGACTTGCCAAGTGACACCGTGACCCGAGATGCACCCTTTGCCCTTGTCTTCAGGACACAACCAGAGATGGAATCCACAAGACACAGAACAAAAGGTGTACCAGAGCCAGGCTGGCAGTGACACTCGACAGGCCAGCCCAGCAGGTTTGTATCCTGGTTAGGACAATGGCACACCCAGCCTGGGGCCAGGTGGTGGCCATGGACAGCGGGATCCAGGCAAGGCCACCTTGCTCTGAGGGGGCATCAGAGCAATCGGGACCCCCCACCAGAATTCAGGAGAGGGGTCCCTCTTTTTGTGACAGCAGCACAGACAGCCTTGGAGTGAAGTGGAGCAGgtggcagggcccagggctagaGGGGAGATACCGCACAGGCGGAAGCAGCCCTCCTTGGCGGGGCAGAGGCCTGATGGGCACAGGCTGTGCATCTGGTGCCTGCCTAATCCCGGCCACTTCCTCCTTCAAGCCCTGAGGCAAACAGAGTTCTCCAGAGCAAGGAGGGTGCAGGGATGTCCACTGAACAGGACGGCTCAAACAGGCCAGAGCTGGAGAGGTGGGAGGGTGCTGGGCGGTGGCTGCAGGAACCCACAACAATGGACATGGCACCAGCAAGGGCATCAGGCCAGAGCTGCAGAGGTGGCAGGGTGCTGGGCGGCGGCTGCAGGAGCCCAGGACCGTGGACATGTGGGAACCAGCAAGGGCATCTGGGGACAGCGGTGGGAGCACTGAAACCAGGCGCAGCTCACAGCCTGGGAAGGCGCTGCAGCAGGAGCGGGACTCGAGGCACCAGTTCAAAGGGCCTTTGTCCCCCGAGAGGACGGCGCCATCGGGGTGGAACGTGTCTGGCCTGGAAACGGCACCTCTGGGACAGAGGCCCAGGTTTGAGCAGCAGAAGAGCCCAGAACTGGACCCTAGGGCCCTTGCTCAGTTTTCTGGCGTCTCCCTCTCCTAGTGCCAGCCTCTAGGACAGGACCTGGGCAGCCTGCACACACGTGACCACACGTGTGACGGACATAGGGGGCGACCTGCCTTTCTGAGGCACACCTGTGAAGCTGAGCCCTCCGGCCACCCTGCCTGAGTGTGGAGCAGGGGACAAGTGCCCAGTCCCTCTGGCCAGCAAGGCATAGCCTTCGGCAGAGCCTCACTGCCAGAGATGAGGCGTGTTGGCCTAGAGGTCATTCGCCAGCCTCAGCAATTCCAACCGAACCCACACAACGTCCCAACCTCGCCCGAAACCTCCTGGCCCAGCATGTGGAGGTGGGCACAGGCTGAGCAGAGGGTGACCCCAGGGCTCCTTCTAAACGCCGGAGGcacagggatggagctggaggtctgGCGGGCAGCAAGCACCAAGCCCTAGGACGTGGCTGCCTGAGCCTTGGCCCGGGTGTGACGTGGACCTTCACGTGCCGCTTCCTGAGCACCCTGGGTGGGGGGCGGCCCAGGATCCTCTCAGGAGGCTACATTCCCAGTGCAGATGTGTAGGCCTGGGTGGCCCCTCACCTGCTGCTGAGGAGCAGGCCCTGCCAGGCTGAGAGAGAGGCCCAGGCTAGAGGAGGATCCTGGGGGCCCCCACAAAGCCACCACGACAGAAAAGGATGATCTGACTTGCTTTAATCTGCACactgcaggggtgggggtgggcgtgCTCCTGAGCAGTGCATTCTGGGACACAGGCGGGCGGGGGCTGGCATGGGAGGACGAGAGCACCTGCAGGGCAGCGCCTGgcaggcgggcgggcgggcgggcgggcgggtgTGTCAGCTGCAGTTCTTGGGCAGGCGGTAGACACCGGCCGAGTAGACGAGCTGCTGGTCCCGCACCTTCTTCTGCAGGTAGCCCTGCAGCTCCTGCAGGTCAATCTCGGCCAGTGCAGGCCCAGTCACCACAAACATGCGGAGCATGTTGTAGATACGATCCAGTGAGAGGCTCTCCAGGTTGGTCAGCATGGCCTGGATGTACGTCCAGAAGAGCTGCGGACACAGGCCAGCCC
This window encodes:
- the LRRC26 gene encoding leucine-rich repeat-containing protein 26, encoding MRGLSWSRPRPLLLLLLLSPWPVWAQVSATASPSGSPGAPDCPEVCTCVPGGLASCSALSLPAVPAGLSLRLRALLLDHNRVRALPPGAFAGAGALQRLDLSENGLHSVHVRAFWGLGALQLLDLSANQLEALAPGTFAPLRELRNLSLAGNRLARLEPAALGALPLLRSLSLQDNELAALAPGLLGRLPALDALHLRGNPWGCGCALRPLCAWLRRHPLPASEAETVLCVWPGRLTLSPLTAFSDAAFSHCAQPLALRDLAVVYTLGPASFLVSLASCLALGSGLTACRARRRRRLRTAALRPPRPPDPNPDPDPHGCASPADPGSPAAAAQA
- the TMEM210 gene encoding transmembrane protein 210 isoform X1, giving the protein MAPGPWPASCLRGGPLGLTCLSLLLIPAAAGTYCECSLGLSREALIALLVVLAGISASCFCALVIVAIGVLRAKGETCLRQVDNSPSCRLVENFGVQEDCMDLHPVYVESQLMDADLEVSMVPPLEDQSLVAIPMEASSEEPPPPPPLPPA
- the TMEM210 gene encoding transmembrane protein 210 isoform X2 — translated: MAPGPWPASCLRGGPLGLTCLSLLLIPAAAGTYCECSLGLSREALIALLVVLAGISASCFCALVIVAIGVLRAKGETCLRQVDNRLVENFGVQEDCMDLHPVYVESQLMDADLEVSMVPPLEDQSLVAIPMEASSEEPPPPPPLPPA